The Allocatelliglobosispora scoriae genome contains a region encoding:
- a CDS encoding SDR family NAD(P)-dependent oxidoreductase, which produces MYTVPDQTGRLAVVTGSNSGTGREAARRLAAAGAHVVMAVRTVAKGEQAPRRDPRRKPRSPVVGTPCRPRGSRLGARVRRRDGG; this is translated from the coding sequence ATGTACACCGTGCCAGATCAGACCGGTCGTCTCGCCGTCGTCACGGGATCCAACAGCGGCACCGGCCGCGAGGCCGCCAGGCGGCTCGCCGCCGCGGGCGCCCACGTCGTGATGGCGGTGCGCACGGTGGCGAAGGGCGAGCAGGCCCCGCGCCGAGATCCTCGCCGAAAACCCCGAAGCCCTGTTGTCGGTACGCCGTGTCGACCTCGCGGATCTCGCCTCGGTGCGCGAGTTCGCCGACGGGATGGCGGCTGA
- a CDS encoding TetR/AcrR family transcriptional regulator, whose amino-acid sequence MTRFAEFQRARSEEQREVRRQAILDTAAAMLAEMPVADLSLNELSRRVGLAKSNVLRYFETREAVLLDLFDTAWRGWLARLGTELPAAIDPAAPVAERYVQVADVLTASLVADPLLCELMSVSAGVLERNISPEVAKRYKLGAIANTETLTALTRACLPELGAKGGFHFAAGVLLSTGGLWPLTNPTDAMLCVYEDPAMAAMRLDFRTALHEMLATLLIGCLTRWPAE is encoded by the coding sequence GTGACCAGATTCGCCGAGTTCCAGCGGGCACGCAGCGAGGAGCAGCGTGAGGTGCGCCGCCAGGCGATCCTCGACACCGCCGCGGCGATGCTCGCCGAGATGCCCGTCGCCGACCTCAGCCTCAACGAGCTGAGCCGCCGGGTGGGCCTCGCCAAGTCCAACGTGCTGCGCTATTTCGAGACCCGCGAGGCGGTCCTGCTCGACCTCTTCGACACCGCCTGGCGCGGGTGGCTCGCGCGCCTCGGCACGGAGCTGCCCGCCGCGATCGATCCGGCGGCGCCCGTCGCCGAGCGGTATGTCCAGGTCGCCGACGTGCTCACCGCCTCGCTCGTCGCCGATCCGCTGCTCTGTGAGCTGATGAGCGTCTCGGCCGGGGTGCTGGAGCGCAACATCTCCCCCGAGGTGGCCAAGCGCTACAAGCTCGGTGCGATCGCCAACACCGAGACGCTGACCGCGCTGACCCGCGCCTGCCTGCCGGAGCTCGGCGCCAAGGGCGGCTTCCACTTCGCCGCGGGGGTGCTGCTCTCGACCGGCGGGCTGTGGCCACTGACCAATCCGACCGACGCGATGCTCTGCGTCTACGAGGACCCGGCGATGGCGGCGATGCGGCTCGACTTCCGCACCGCGCTGCACGAAATGCTCGCCACCCTCCTGATCGGCTGCTTGACCCGCTGGCCGGCGGAGTAG